The Chloroflexota bacterium genome includes the window CTTGCCGCCAACTTCGGCGCGCTTCTCGTCCCCAGCATCCGCAACATGCGTCGGCTCGAGACCGATCCCGCCACCGAGGTGGCGGGCGAGGCATCGATGCCCATCACCACGGGTGGCTCGGTCCCCTGATCCTGAGACGTATGGCCCGCGCCCTGGTCGTGAGTAGACTGGGGGCATGTTCTCGTTCCTGGCCGGTCGCAAGTCGACCATGCCCGATCCCGCCAAGGCCCTCCCCGGGCGCGCGACGCCGCTCCCCACCGCCGAGCGCCACCTCCTCAACGGCCAACCCCTTCAGGGCCCGTACCCGGAGGGCGCCCAGATTGCCGACTTCGCTGCGGGCTGCTTCTGGGGCGTCGAGAAGACGTTCTGGCAGATCCCTGGCGTGATCGTGACCGCGGTGGGGTACCAGGGCGGCTATACCCCCAACCCAACCTACGGCGAGGTCTGCTCCGGGGAGACCGGCCATGCCGAGGCGGTGCGCGTGGTGTTCGACCCGGCTCGGGTCACCTACGAGCAGCTGCTCAAGGCCTTCTGGGAGGAGCATGACCCCACCCAGGGCATGCGCCAGGGCAGCGACATGGGCACCTCGTATCGGTCAGCCATCTACACCCATACCGATGCCCAGCGCGAGGCCGCGCTGGGGTCGCGCGAGATGTACGGCCGCGAGCTGGCCAAGGCCGGATACGGACCGATCACGACCGAGATCGCCGATGCGGTGCCGTTCTACTTCGCCGAGGACTATCACCAGCAGTACCTGGCCAAGAACCCGAACGGCTACTGCCCTGTTCATTCGACCGGCGTCATCTTGCCGGTCGAGCAGATGGAGCAGGTCTAGCCGGAAAAGTCCCAGGGGCGGCTAGGGTCGGAGGCGACCGAAGTTCCGGCGGGAGTTTCGTCGCGCGGGCCGCTGCGACCGTGCGTCCGAGGCGCCCGACCACCGCCCGATGCTGGCCTGGCTGCCGGCTGGGACATATCCCGGGTGGGGCCTGGGGGTGCCGGCCCGTGGTCGACCCTGGGGGTGACGCTGCGGTCGACCGCTCCCTTGTCCGGTGCGCAAACGGATCGACTGGGGACGGATAGTCCGGTCCGGCTCGAAGCCCGGGATGACCTCGACCGGGATGGCATGACCGAGAAGCCGTTCGATATCGCGCAGGAGCTGCCCTTCGTCGACACAGACCAGCGAGATGGCGATGCCGTCCACGCCCGCGCGACCGGTGCGCCCGATGCGATGGACGTAGTCGTGGGCCACCATCGGCAATTCGAAGTTGACGACGTGCGGAAGCGCGTCAATGTCCAGGCCGCGCGCGGCGACCTCGGTCGCGATGAGCAGGGTGACACGCCCCGCCTTGAAGTCGGCCAGGGCTCGCGTCCGCTGTGGCTGGCTCTTGTTGCCGTGGATGGCCGCGACCGCGATGCCGTCCCGCTGGAGCTGCTCCGCCAGCCGGTTGGCGCCGTGCTTGGTGCGGGTGAAGACGAGCGCCTGGTCGATCTTCCGCGACCGAACCAGCTGGCTCAGGAGCTCGCGCTTGCGCTCACGGTCGACCGGGTGGATGACCTGCTCGACGAGCTCGGGAGGTGTGTTGCGAGCGGCAATCTGGACCTGGGCCGGGCGGTCGAGGAGCCCATCGGCCAGGCGGCGAATGTCGTTCGAGAAGGTGGCCGAGAACAGCAGGTTTTGC containing:
- the msrA gene encoding peptide-methionine (S)-S-oxide reductase MsrA produces the protein MFSFLAGRKSTMPDPAKALPGRATPLPTAERHLLNGQPLQGPYPEGAQIADFAAGCFWGVEKTFWQIPGVIVTAVGYQGGYTPNPTYGEVCSGETGHAEAVRVVFDPARVTYEQLLKAFWEEHDPTQGMRQGSDMGTSYRSAIYTHTDAQREAALGSREMYGRELAKAGYGPITTEIADAVPFYFAEDYHQQYLAKNPNGYCPVHSTGVILPVEQMEQV
- a CDS encoding DEAD/DEAH box helicase — protein: MSFAHLGLSPDLLRAVADSGYTEPTPVQREAIPFVLAGRDLLAGAQTGTGKTAAFVLPILQRLNASPRPDGRRRVRVLVLVPTRELAMQVEESVRTYGRHRAIRSTTVFGGVGFHPQVRALGAGAEIVVATPGRLLDHLGQGTVDLGGVEVLVLDEADRMLDMGFIRDIRRILARLPAKRQNLLFSATFSNDIRRLADGLLDRPAQVQIAARNTPPELVEQVIHPVDRERKRELLSQLVRSRKIDQALVFTRTKHGANRLAEQLQRDGIAVAAIHGNKSQPQRTRALADFKAGRVTLLIATEVAARGLDIDALPHVVNFELPMVAHDYVHRIGRTGRAGVDGIAISLVCVDEGQLLRDIERLLGHAIPVEVIPGFEPDRTIRPQSIRLRTGQGSGRPQRHPQGRPRAGTPRPHPGYVPAGSQASIGRWSGASDARSQRPARRNSRRNFGRLRP